Proteins co-encoded in one Spirosoma endbachense genomic window:
- a CDS encoding DUF1349 domain-containing protein: protein MKTTYLAFLIVTIALSISFAPAKKIGVFQQSVDVGNPKLSGSSQYNAQTKEYTLKGSGYNIWFERDEFQYLFKNLTGDFTATADFEFVGTGTDPHRKVGWMVRESLDDNASHISAVDHGDGLTVLQWRVKKGMAMRDPEDEIFSPQKSIQTIQLERKGDEYTMRVAKKGESLQTVGSHTMSNLSKQVMVGLYICSHNPAKVEEAIVRNVQLKQ from the coding sequence ATGAAAACGACTTATTTAGCATTCCTCATTGTAACCATCGCCCTGTCGATCAGCTTTGCGCCTGCCAAAAAGATTGGCGTTTTTCAACAAAGTGTCGATGTTGGCAATCCTAAACTCTCTGGTTCGTCGCAATACAACGCGCAGACCAAAGAATACACCCTGAAAGGTTCTGGGTATAACATCTGGTTTGAGCGGGACGAATTTCAGTATCTGTTTAAGAACCTGACGGGCGACTTTACGGCCACTGCCGACTTTGAATTCGTTGGAACCGGTACTGACCCACACCGTAAAGTGGGCTGGATGGTCCGCGAATCACTGGACGACAATGCCTCTCACATCAGTGCAGTCGATCATGGCGATGGCCTGACGGTGCTGCAATGGCGGGTAAAAAAAGGGATGGCTATGCGCGATCCGGAAGATGAAATTTTTAGCCCGCAAAAGAGTATTCAGACTATACAACTGGAACGTAAGGGCGATGAATATACCATGCGGGTAGCGAAAAAAGGAGAGTCGTTACAGACTGTCGGTTCGCATACCATGAGTAATCTGTCTAAACAAGTGATGGTCGGACTTTACATCTGTTCGCACAATCCAGCCAAAGTAGAGGAAGCGATTGTCAGGAATGTTCAACTAAAGCAGTAG
- a CDS encoding pectate lyase family protein: protein MKKQLIPVLLSAVLLFAHRPASAQYPTIPPDIQKESDDLLNESRRQSDIAWEKAKPIIDKEAKEGRPYIPWAARPVDLPQASIPAFPGAEGGGAYTFGGRGGKVYVVTSLEDRGPGTLREACEQGGARMVVFNVAGIIRIKTPIIIRAPYITIAGQTAPGDGVCVAGESVWINTHDVVIRYMRFRRGETNVGRRDDSIGGNPIGNIMIDHVSASWGLDENMSMYRHMYNDSTGKTVEEKLPTVNITIQNSIFSEALDTWNHAFGSTLGGENCTFMRNLWADNAGRNPSIGWNGIFNFANNVIFNWVHRSTDGGDYTAMYNIINNYYKPGPETPKNSPIGYRILKPESGRSKLSYRVYGRAYVSGNIVDGNEKVTKDNWDGGVQVEDMADAGKYTANMKWNEPLPMPKITILPAKQAYDYVLVNAGATLPKRDPVDTRVVEQVRTGKITYKEGVKLPESQFKHRRLPLDSYKNGIITDPIQVGGYPEYTGKPYVDSDKDGMPDAWETKNGLNPNDAADARQDKNKDGYTNIEDYLNSVVSVQQVRPRT from the coding sequence ATGAAGAAGCAACTTATTCCTGTCCTACTTTCGGCTGTTCTGCTTTTTGCGCATCGACCAGCTTCAGCGCAATACCCGACAATTCCGCCGGATATTCAGAAGGAAAGTGACGATCTGCTCAATGAATCCAGACGTCAGTCTGATATTGCCTGGGAAAAGGCAAAGCCAATCATCGATAAAGAAGCCAAAGAAGGTAGGCCCTACATTCCCTGGGCCGCTCGACCTGTAGATTTACCCCAGGCCAGTATCCCGGCTTTTCCGGGAGCAGAAGGCGGTGGCGCGTATACATTTGGCGGTCGGGGCGGAAAAGTATACGTCGTGACCAGTCTGGAAGATCGCGGCCCCGGCACATTACGGGAAGCCTGTGAGCAGGGGGGCGCACGCATGGTTGTTTTCAATGTGGCGGGTATTATCCGGATTAAAACCCCAATCATCATTCGGGCTCCGTATATTACGATTGCCGGGCAGACAGCACCGGGCGATGGCGTTTGCGTGGCGGGCGAATCAGTCTGGATCAATACGCATGATGTCGTTATCCGCTACATGCGTTTTCGGCGGGGTGAAACCAACGTGGGCCGTCGCGACGATTCAATTGGGGGAAACCCGATCGGGAACATCATGATCGACCACGTATCGGCGAGCTGGGGACTCGACGAGAATATGTCGATGTATCGCCATATGTATAACGACAGTACAGGCAAGACCGTAGAAGAGAAATTACCTACGGTAAACATTACGATTCAGAACTCGATTTTCTCGGAGGCATTAGATACCTGGAACCATGCCTTTGGCAGTACGCTGGGTGGCGAAAACTGTACGTTCATGCGCAATCTATGGGCCGATAACGCAGGTCGGAATCCGTCGATTGGCTGGAATGGAATCTTCAATTTTGCCAATAACGTTATCTTCAACTGGGTGCACCGGTCAACGGATGGGGGCGATTACACGGCTATGTACAATATTATCAACAACTACTATAAGCCTGGTCCTGAAACACCGAAGAATTCGCCAATCGGCTACCGAATTTTGAAGCCCGAATCGGGACGGAGTAAACTGAGCTATCGGGTTTACGGTCGTGCCTATGTGTCCGGGAACATTGTCGACGGGAATGAGAAAGTGACAAAGGATAACTGGGACGGGGGCGTACAGGTTGAAGATATGGCCGATGCGGGTAAATACACGGCAAACATGAAATGGAATGAACCGTTACCCATGCCCAAAATCACCATCCTGCCGGCCAAACAAGCTTACGACTATGTGTTAGTCAACGCCGGAGCCACACTTCCCAAGCGTGATCCGGTCGATACACGGGTGGTCGAGCAAGTACGTACAGGTAAAATTACGTACAAAGAAGGGGTGAAATTGCCAGAATCGCAGTTTAAGCACCGTCGCTTACCCCTGGATTCGTATAAGAACGGCATTATCACTGATCCGATTCAGGTAGGTGGCTATCCTGAGTATACCGGCAAACCCTATGTCGATTCGGATAAAGATGGTATGCCCGATGCCTGGGAAACGAAAAATGGCCTGAATCCAAACGATGCGGCCGATGCCAGACAGGATAAAAACAAGGATGGCTATACCAACATTGAAGATTACCTGAACAGTGTCGTATCCGTTCAGCAGGTAAGACCGAGAACGTAG
- a CDS encoding AGE family epimerase/isomerase codes for MKSTGFTFSLIALLLGLTHQVVSQKMTEERSRIAAEMEKSVRTEMLNDWYPQAVDKEFGGYLSTFTYDFKPTGPQDKMIVTQARHTWTTAKAAERYPATTYYKSNSQHGFRFLRDVMWDKEFGGFYTLVDRKGTVKGVGNKEAYGNAFGLYALSAYYHMSHDTAALNLAKKSFGWLEKHSHDPVYKGYFQHLRRDGTPIKRDASVPSTSDLGYKDQNSSIHLLEALTELYGVWPDPLVRERLNEMLLLIRDKITSPKGNLVLFFQPDWTPVSYRDSSETVVLKHRNLDHVSFGHDVETAYLMLEASHVLGLKNDTKTLEVGKRMVDHALATGFDKTVGGFYDQGYYFKDKPGMSIIKESKNWWTQAEGLNTLLLMANKFPNDPAQYFNNYKLLWQYCQTYLIDHEHGDWYEEGLDKDPQRKTGLKGHIWKAAYHTYRALTSCVDQSRTKPSAH; via the coding sequence ATGAAAAGCACAGGTTTTACGTTTAGCCTGATCGCCCTACTCCTTGGGCTAACGCATCAGGTTGTGTCACAAAAAATGACTGAGGAGCGGAGCCGTATTGCCGCTGAAATGGAAAAATCCGTTCGTACCGAAATGCTCAACGATTGGTATCCTCAGGCGGTTGACAAGGAGTTTGGTGGTTACCTAAGCACCTTCACGTATGATTTCAAACCCACCGGGCCACAGGACAAGATGATTGTTACCCAGGCCCGCCATACCTGGACGACCGCCAAAGCGGCCGAACGGTATCCGGCTACAACCTATTATAAGAGTAACTCTCAGCACGGCTTCCGATTCCTTCGGGATGTCATGTGGGATAAAGAATTCGGTGGTTTTTATACGCTGGTCGACCGAAAAGGCACGGTTAAAGGCGTTGGCAACAAAGAAGCTTATGGAAACGCCTTTGGGCTCTACGCCCTGAGCGCTTATTACCACATGTCGCACGATACGGCTGCGCTAAATCTGGCAAAAAAATCGTTCGGCTGGCTGGAAAAGCATAGCCACGATCCCGTTTACAAAGGTTATTTTCAGCATCTGCGCCGGGATGGTACGCCTATCAAGCGCGATGCATCCGTACCCTCTACCTCCGATCTTGGCTATAAAGATCAGAATAGCTCTATCCACCTCCTGGAAGCCTTAACGGAGCTGTACGGCGTTTGGCCCGATCCACTCGTTCGGGAGCGGCTCAACGAAATGCTGCTGCTGATACGGGACAAAATTACGTCGCCCAAGGGCAATTTAGTCTTGTTTTTCCAGCCTGACTGGACACCCGTATCCTATCGGGATTCATCGGAAACCGTTGTTCTGAAGCATCGCAACCTCGACCACGTTTCGTTTGGCCATGATGTTGAAACCGCTTACCTGATGCTTGAAGCGTCGCATGTATTAGGTCTGAAAAATGACACCAAAACGCTGGAGGTAGGCAAACGAATGGTCGACCATGCGCTGGCGACGGGATTTGACAAAACCGTAGGCGGGTTCTACGACCAGGGCTACTACTTCAAAGACAAGCCCGGCATGTCAATTATTAAAGAGAGCAAAAACTGGTGGACACAGGCCGAAGGGCTCAATACGCTCCTGCTCATGGCCAATAAATTCCCCAATGATCCTGCGCAGTATTTCAACAATTACAAGCTGCTTTGGCAATACTGTCAGACGTATCTGATCGACCACGAACACGGCGACTGGTACGAAGAAGGACTGGACAAAGATCCGCAGCGCAAGACGGGCCTGAAGGGCCATATCTGGAAAGCGGCCTACCATACCTATCGTGCCCTGACGAGTTGTGTCGATCAGTCGCGAACCAAACCGTCAGCCCATTGA